A genomic segment from Lignipirellula cremea encodes:
- a CDS encoding vWA domain-containing protein, translating to MRDTRLWRLLDPANAALTLADPAELVRLLRELVELPPHRQAAFWGRLPFALTHPDAHVRAAAMAAQGGATGVLAFRRLATGLNDPEPTVQQAAVRALHASSADDSSRFIHAVFHRDPAVRQAAVVAGDAGQMNSLCLYLLADPECAPTVLERVKPDQLSLTQLPTVVAFAQDGLCSPRQARYLLAGVGIGKLVHHLEQQRVRTPEHDTAVLAAAVAGDREQLQALAAIVDPLDAVLDLFWRDLPADNPSGEPSPDADDPVSTAGFFRQLENVQRTSPASIAQHAAAAVILAAVRHGDWTAPAAVCCAFGFPQLLACDWIERDIRHQAIQAFHDTREKCRQYAASVVRGLLTDELCRRPSGQLDLWAVSGVLQLLDDPQPIRHLLDWFGVDAVVDAFQEAPLESALLFRLADDSDRGRLFLIQELQRRSTGPAFAHLALLIQVVETSELAFLDPLSPDDAVQACIAVLDLLASTTLKLSPNKIRVVGETLGSKILAGAASAFLESWLQRHEPQRCPLAIQILGVLARRMSGLDFTDALLRLPPPLLPRSLVAIAWCPGFPYSTEQRLARRLASHADETVAAWSAERTAKTDDSAWTAAAALLPASGARLPATESNRIARADASDLPAALRPCLASPRSGVCEALATRKSPEPSAEACVALLGSHDDLPAIDEQFSRYFDHDTPGFLDKVDAQVAREWNNQTDISLFGHAWLCRWERHAFLFGDVLSASPDSCLESLRFAERLQSQPLRTQLWQAVARACMLWRYRDREKLRSLATLATAQYLVSRLNAPNGYYAARILMSWLRSGVAPAVLEEARPAALEKLPTLADDVRRELQDWIDSRGLQRNTAAPVDDLAWVAEDLLAQIAACQELDRLEAWCRSPQTRVVEGALLQLLLAGEPGLERLSRLLASDPPPPRFTLLARSIPDWSAGPSLTQLSHTAASAALPEMRYRLYTGLLERELQLAGSGPPALASPQGAAWLTGAIAAVGCDSESVWFGVADWNRLLAYGADPVRLAIILAVSPQPVAYPLALQLLQNLKDPAPEAVQAMRDFLDLGDERSHPWRLKTARWLHYRGDDDGFPLLIEEYLADPHARASLLAHAPAERVDAVTAAALAAGDKLFSEARLILLLEANDVDPVARDRALESLVLDGALISVRERALRLKRKGERRSDKLRAVAEHFAWGVLRGRELTGRMFSVQMIAGTDLGYTRFSENKIYINPLPVLRREKHGGDVVQGLILHELGHHMYHRGPEPEAVWKEAQDEGLHELLNLVSDEHLERRLRALDGGFGDQLKRLGAFAFQHSRRETDVHVLLEHLQGRAWDVLTQVTLGVGRSPGSVVLESGRVLLEMEQAGMSFARFFRALRMGLGDRHADPLVAAGLKLFRGKFRNLEMPQLLAIARRLREIFGSQTDLLRSFSQDALCAGDADELLAEAEGITNEELQSEIRRITDPRELTALREEDSGAGGGRMINVIPDENFETLTTILPVAYDPVERAKYAQAVAPNARRMRQFLYELGLARQPVGQRSSGRRIDRPQLRNLVLRGDPRILQSRRTVSHTDLFLGVVIDCSGSMTHNNHMEQAKLFASLLAEAALGFQGIDLRLFGFTDEVIYDCGNAARSAVHRLSAGGGNNDAGALWHAAQVAKASPRQAKLLVMISDGLPTECSTAALTALVRRLTNRMQICCAQVAVEALEEICFPHYVCLKDDDLESSIRRFGAIVARLVRRVTGG from the coding sequence ATGCGCGACACGCGACTCTGGCGACTACTGGACCCGGCCAACGCGGCCCTGACCTTGGCGGATCCGGCGGAACTCGTCCGCCTTTTGCGGGAACTGGTCGAACTGCCGCCCCATCGCCAGGCCGCCTTCTGGGGACGATTGCCGTTCGCTTTGACCCACCCGGATGCCCACGTCAGGGCGGCCGCCATGGCAGCCCAGGGCGGAGCGACCGGCGTGCTGGCCTTCCGGCGACTGGCGACGGGCCTGAACGATCCAGAACCGACCGTGCAGCAAGCAGCGGTGCGCGCCCTCCATGCCTCGTCAGCCGACGATTCGTCCCGCTTTATCCATGCCGTCTTTCATCGCGATCCGGCGGTGCGCCAGGCGGCCGTCGTCGCCGGCGATGCGGGCCAGATGAACTCTCTCTGCCTGTACCTCCTGGCCGATCCCGAATGCGCCCCCACGGTGCTGGAACGCGTGAAGCCCGATCAACTTTCGCTGACCCAGTTGCCAACGGTCGTCGCCTTTGCCCAGGACGGTCTCTGCAGCCCGCGCCAGGCGCGTTATCTGCTGGCCGGCGTCGGCATCGGGAAACTCGTGCACCACCTGGAACAGCAACGGGTCCGCACGCCGGAGCACGATACGGCCGTGCTGGCCGCCGCCGTCGCCGGCGATCGGGAGCAACTGCAGGCCCTGGCGGCGATCGTCGATCCGCTCGACGCAGTGCTCGATCTGTTCTGGCGCGACCTGCCTGCCGACAATCCCTCGGGGGAGCCATCGCCCGACGCCGACGATCCGGTCAGCACCGCGGGCTTCTTCCGCCAGCTGGAAAACGTGCAGCGGACGAGCCCTGCCTCCATCGCCCAGCACGCGGCGGCGGCCGTGATCCTGGCCGCTGTGCGCCACGGCGACTGGACCGCCCCGGCGGCTGTCTGCTGTGCCTTCGGCTTCCCGCAACTGCTGGCGTGCGACTGGATCGAACGCGACATTCGGCACCAGGCCATCCAGGCCTTCCACGACACACGCGAGAAATGCCGGCAATACGCCGCGAGCGTCGTCCGCGGCCTGCTTACTGACGAGCTTTGCCGGCGTCCTTCCGGCCAGCTTGACCTGTGGGCCGTCTCCGGCGTGCTGCAGCTGCTGGACGATCCGCAGCCGATCCGCCATCTGCTGGACTGGTTTGGCGTCGACGCGGTCGTCGACGCCTTCCAGGAGGCTCCGCTGGAATCGGCCCTGCTGTTCCGCCTGGCCGACGACTCGGACCGAGGGCGCCTGTTCCTGATCCAGGAGCTGCAGCGTCGCTCGACCGGCCCGGCCTTTGCGCATCTGGCCCTGCTGATTCAAGTGGTCGAAACAAGCGAGCTGGCCTTTCTTGACCCGCTGTCGCCCGACGACGCCGTGCAGGCTTGTATCGCCGTGCTGGATCTGTTGGCCTCCACGACGCTCAAGCTGTCCCCCAACAAAATTCGTGTGGTGGGCGAAACACTTGGTTCCAAAATCCTGGCCGGCGCCGCCTCGGCCTTCCTGGAGAGCTGGCTTCAACGCCACGAGCCGCAGCGCTGTCCCCTGGCGATCCAGATCCTGGGCGTGCTGGCCAGGCGAATGTCGGGCCTCGACTTCACCGACGCCCTGCTGCGGCTGCCGCCGCCGCTGCTCCCCCGGTCCCTGGTGGCGATCGCCTGGTGTCCCGGCTTTCCTTACAGCACAGAGCAACGCCTGGCCCGCCGGCTGGCGTCCCATGCGGACGAAACCGTCGCGGCCTGGTCCGCCGAACGGACGGCCAAAACCGACGACTCCGCCTGGACCGCCGCCGCGGCCCTGCTGCCAGCCAGCGGCGCCCGATTGCCGGCCACAGAAAGCAATCGCATTGCCCGGGCCGACGCGAGCGATCTGCCCGCCGCGCTGCGTCCCTGCCTGGCGTCCCCGCGGTCGGGAGTTTGCGAAGCTCTAGCGACGCGAAAAAGCCCCGAGCCGAGCGCCGAAGCGTGTGTCGCGCTGCTGGGTTCGCATGATGACCTGCCCGCCATCGACGAGCAGTTCTCACGCTACTTCGACCATGATACGCCTGGATTCCTCGACAAGGTCGACGCCCAGGTCGCCCGTGAATGGAACAACCAGACCGACATCAGCCTGTTCGGTCATGCCTGGCTGTGCCGCTGGGAACGTCATGCTTTCCTGTTTGGCGACGTGCTATCGGCGTCGCCCGATTCCTGCCTGGAGTCGCTCCGTTTTGCAGAACGACTCCAGTCGCAGCCGTTGCGGACGCAGCTCTGGCAAGCGGTCGCCAGGGCGTGCATGCTCTGGCGATATCGGGACCGGGAAAAACTCCGGTCGCTGGCGACACTGGCGACGGCCCAGTATCTGGTGTCGCGCCTCAATGCACCGAACGGATACTACGCGGCCCGGATTCTCATGAGCTGGCTCCGTTCCGGCGTGGCGCCGGCCGTACTGGAAGAAGCCCGCCCTGCCGCGCTCGAAAAATTGCCGACGCTGGCCGATGACGTCCGCCGGGAACTGCAGGACTGGATCGATTCCCGCGGCCTGCAGCGGAACACGGCCGCCCCGGTCGACGACCTGGCCTGGGTGGCCGAGGATCTGCTCGCCCAGATCGCCGCCTGTCAGGAACTGGATCGCCTGGAAGCCTGGTGCCGCAGCCCCCAGACGCGCGTTGTCGAAGGCGCCCTGCTGCAGCTGCTTCTCGCGGGCGAACCCGGCCTGGAACGGCTGAGCCGGCTACTCGCCAGCGATCCTCCGCCGCCGCGGTTCACACTGCTCGCCCGTTCGATTCCCGACTGGTCGGCGGGACCGTCCCTGACGCAGCTCAGCCACACGGCCGCCTCCGCCGCGCTGCCCGAGATGCGCTACCGCTTGTACACCGGACTGCTGGAACGCGAACTGCAGCTGGCCGGAAGTGGGCCGCCCGCACTCGCCTCGCCGCAGGGCGCCGCCTGGCTCACCGGAGCCATCGCTGCCGTTGGGTGCGACAGCGAGTCGGTCTGGTTTGGAGTCGCCGACTGGAACCGGCTGCTGGCCTATGGGGCCGATCCGGTGCGCCTGGCGATCATCCTGGCCGTATCGCCCCAGCCGGTGGCTTACCCGCTGGCCTTGCAGTTGCTGCAGAACCTCAAAGATCCTGCGCCCGAGGCCGTCCAGGCGATGCGGGACTTTCTTGACCTGGGCGACGAGCGGTCTCATCCCTGGCGTTTGAAAACGGCGAGGTGGCTGCACTACCGCGGCGACGACGACGGCTTCCCGCTGCTGATCGAGGAGTACCTGGCCGATCCGCATGCCCGGGCCAGCCTGCTGGCGCACGCACCGGCCGAACGGGTCGACGCCGTCACGGCCGCCGCCCTGGCAGCTGGCGACAAGCTGTTTTCCGAAGCCCGCCTGATCCTGCTGCTGGAAGCGAACGACGTTGATCCGGTCGCCCGGGACAGGGCCCTGGAATCGCTCGTACTCGATGGCGCCCTGATTAGCGTGCGCGAGCGCGCACTGCGGCTCAAACGGAAAGGGGAGCGCCGCTCCGACAAGCTCCGGGCGGTCGCCGAGCATTTCGCCTGGGGCGTATTGCGCGGCCGGGAGCTGACAGGGCGTATGTTCTCCGTGCAGATGATCGCGGGGACGGACCTCGGCTATACGCGTTTCAGCGAGAACAAAATCTACATCAACCCGCTGCCCGTCCTCCGCCGGGAGAAGCATGGCGGCGACGTGGTGCAGGGGCTCATCCTGCACGAGCTGGGCCATCACATGTACCACCGCGGCCCGGAGCCGGAAGCCGTCTGGAAAGAAGCCCAGGACGAAGGACTGCACGAACTGCTGAACCTGGTTTCCGACGAACATCTGGAACGGCGACTGCGAGCGCTCGATGGCGGCTTTGGCGATCAACTCAAACGGCTGGGCGCCTTTGCGTTCCAGCACTCCCGGCGGGAAACCGACGTGCACGTGCTGCTGGAGCATCTGCAGGGTAGAGCCTGGGATGTGCTGACCCAGGTGACGCTGGGCGTGGGCCGTTCGCCGGGGAGCGTCGTGCTGGAGTCGGGCCGCGTGCTGCTGGAGATGGAGCAGGCCGGCATGAGCTTCGCCCGTTTCTTTCGCGCCCTGCGGATGGGCCTGGGCGACCGGCACGCCGATCCGCTGGTGGCGGCAGGGCTCAAGCTGTTCCGAGGCAAGTTCCGCAACCTGGAGATGCCCCAGTTGCTGGCGATTGCCCGGCGGCTGCGCGAGATCTTTGGCTCGCAAACCGATCTGCTGCGTTCCTTCAGCCAGGACGCCCTCTGCGCCGGCGACGCCGACGAACTGCTGGCCGAAGCCGAAGGCATCACCAACGAAGAACTGCAGTCAGAAATCCGCCGCATCACCGATCCGCGGGAGCTGACCGCCCTGCGTGAAGAAGACAGCGGCGCGGGTGGCGGCCGGATGATCAATGTCATCCCGGACGAAAACTTCGAAACCCTCACGACCATTCTGCCGGTCGCCTACGACCCGGTGGAACGGGCAAAGTACGCCCAGGCCGTCGCCCCCAACGCCCGGCGGATGCGTCAGTTCCTGTACGAACTGGGCCTGGCGCGCCAGCCGGTCGGCCAGCGTTCCAGCGGCCGGCGGATTGATCGGCCGCAGCTCCGCAATCTGGTGCTGCGGGGCGATCCGCGCATCCTGCAGTCCCGCCGGACCGTGTCGCATACCGACCTGTTTCTCGGCGTGGTGATCGACTGCTCCGGCTCCATGACGCATAACAACCATATGGAACAGGCGAAGCTGTTCGCCTCGCTGCTGGCCGAGGCGGCGCTCGGTTTTCAGGGGATCGACCTGCGGCTGTTCGGCTTCACCGACGAGGTGATTTACGACTGCGGCAACGCGGCCCGTTCGGCCGTGCATCGCCTGAGCGCAGGCGGCGGCAACAACGACGCCGGCGCGCTCTGGCATGCAGCGCAGGTCGCCAAAGCGTCGCCGCGGCAGGCGAAGCTGCTGGTGATGATCAGCGACGGCCTGCCGACGGAATGCTCCACCGCCGCCCTCACGGCGCTGGTGCGGCGGCTGACGAACCGGATGCAGATCTGCTGCGCCCAGGTGGCGGTCGAAGCGCTGGAAGAGATCTGTTTCCCGCATTACGTCTGCCTGAAAGACGACGACCTGGAGTCCAGCATCCGTCGCTTCGGCGCGATCGTCGCCCGCCTGGTCCGCCGCGTCACGGGCGGTTGA
- a CDS encoding HD domain-containing phosphohydrolase, whose amino-acid sequence MHASPPTRNVLIVDDDPAIRQFFGALLSRTSTVREASDADEALEIIKHWTPDVVLLDIVMPGMDGYEACQRLKACLGADAPQVIMVSGRSEEAGMAKAFEMGADDYLVKPVDHVEFCSRVDLHFRLRESRTATVELQRQVDSNHQKLKQILVERAEQIVAIQDVAVFTLAKVAESRDNDTGQHIVRLREYAQRLAIELKQDEPYTLVINEAFLADLYRSSPLHDIGKVGIPDAILLKPGRLTPSEFETMKRHAVIGANILHEAVMQTKGGGFLAMAATIAQFHHERWDGQGYPAGLIGEEIPLPARIVSVADVYDALTSERPYKKAWTPAEAKDLIQKGAGTQFDPAVVAAFERCFDDFLRLQERYADQEAVVTGAMTFMEFDLPETT is encoded by the coding sequence ATGCACGCTTCACCGCCTACTCGGAATGTCCTGATTGTTGACGACGATCCCGCCATCCGGCAGTTTTTTGGCGCACTGCTTTCGCGCACGAGCACGGTGAGGGAGGCAAGCGATGCGGACGAGGCCCTGGAAATTATCAAACACTGGACTCCGGATGTCGTCCTCCTGGACATCGTGATGCCTGGCATGGATGGATACGAGGCCTGCCAAAGATTGAAAGCCTGCCTGGGTGCGGATGCTCCGCAAGTGATCATGGTGTCCGGCCGATCCGAAGAAGCAGGCATGGCAAAGGCCTTTGAGATGGGAGCCGACGACTACCTGGTCAAGCCCGTCGATCATGTCGAGTTTTGTTCGCGTGTCGATCTGCACTTTCGTCTACGGGAAAGCCGAACAGCTACCGTAGAACTGCAACGGCAGGTCGATAGCAACCATCAGAAACTGAAGCAGATCCTGGTGGAGCGCGCCGAACAAATCGTGGCCATTCAGGACGTGGCTGTGTTTACTTTGGCCAAGGTGGCCGAATCACGCGACAACGATACCGGTCAACACATTGTGCGATTGCGCGAGTACGCGCAACGCCTGGCAATAGAGTTAAAACAAGATGAACCCTACACTCTTGTTATCAACGAGGCCTTCCTGGCCGATCTCTACCGCTCGAGCCCCCTCCACGATATCGGCAAAGTTGGCATCCCGGATGCGATTCTCCTCAAGCCGGGTCGTCTTACGCCCTCAGAGTTTGAAACGATGAAGCGTCACGCCGTCATCGGAGCGAACATTCTGCATGAAGCAGTGATGCAAACCAAGGGCGGTGGATTTCTTGCGATGGCGGCAACGATTGCCCAGTTCCACCATGAACGCTGGGATGGTCAAGGCTATCCTGCGGGCCTGATCGGAGAAGAAATCCCGTTGCCGGCGCGGATCGTCTCGGTGGCGGACGTCTACGACGCACTTACTTCCGAGCGACCGTATAAGAAAGCCTGGACGCCCGCCGAGGCGAAGGACTTGATTCAAAAAGGCGCCGGCACTCAGTTTGATCCGGCAGTCGTGGCCGCATTTGAGCGCTGTTTCGACGATTTCCTGCGTCTCCAGGAACGCTACGCCGACCAGGAAGCGGTCGTAACTGGCGCCATGACCTTTATGGAATTTGATCTTCCAGAAACGACCTGA
- a CDS encoding HD-GYP domain-containing protein, whose product MTQISYRLPSVEVDDKAAVQSLQQELARWFDVEFSIYDGFTGDLLKQGAGQPHLTQTVDRDLVQACAERFSPQFLTGDDYLELYALPVRTRENRRYVAVSAMLLREVDPTQVRSADLVRWIATARPQNPATVEKLGLAVFEKLRAEGRWRKLETEVDSVSSNLTSTYEEISLLYALIENLRLSKTDEDLAQLALDTLDECLPAKGFAINLLAVAQEQEVTYKYKARVADKLLLAGECDFDLESFGRFVEHVNLQPGDPPFIANAAVTRDSNWPFGDIRQVILAPLFEGENLFGFIAAFNHSRNAEFGTIEANLLKSVGGILGIHAGNRELYRRQAEFLASVVRALTSAIDAKDPYTCGHSDRVARVAVRLAQELQCDPEKLSTIYMAGLLHDIGKIGIDDSVLCKPGRLTDAEYEHIKLHPELGHRILADIRQLGECLPVVLHHHEQWNGKGYPQQLAGEEIPFLARIAAVADAFDAMTSDRPYRKGMPIEKVAEILQRGAGEQWDVQVVDAFFSCINEIVEISRHERENLSLDVEQWV is encoded by the coding sequence ATGACGCAAATCTCCTACCGGCTTCCGTCTGTTGAGGTCGATGACAAAGCCGCCGTGCAGTCCCTGCAGCAGGAACTGGCCCGCTGGTTTGACGTGGAGTTTTCTATTTACGACGGTTTTACCGGCGACCTGCTCAAACAGGGCGCCGGCCAGCCGCATTTAACCCAGACCGTCGACCGCGACCTGGTGCAGGCCTGTGCGGAGCGTTTTTCGCCCCAGTTCCTGACCGGCGACGATTACCTGGAACTGTACGCCCTGCCGGTCCGCACCCGCGAGAATCGGCGGTATGTGGCCGTGTCCGCCATGCTCCTGCGCGAAGTCGATCCGACCCAGGTGCGGTCGGCCGACCTCGTCCGCTGGATCGCGACGGCTCGCCCCCAGAATCCAGCGACCGTTGAAAAGCTGGGCCTGGCCGTGTTTGAAAAGCTCCGGGCCGAGGGCCGCTGGCGGAAGCTGGAAACCGAAGTCGACAGCGTGTCGAGCAACCTCACTTCGACCTATGAAGAAATCTCGCTACTGTACGCCCTGATTGAGAACCTGCGGCTGTCAAAAACCGACGAGGACCTCGCCCAGCTCGCCCTCGACACGCTTGACGAATGCCTGCCCGCCAAGGGCTTTGCCATTAACCTGCTGGCGGTCGCCCAGGAACAAGAGGTGACCTACAAATACAAAGCCCGCGTCGCCGACAAACTGCTGCTGGCCGGGGAATGCGACTTCGACCTGGAGTCGTTCGGCCGCTTTGTAGAGCACGTCAACCTGCAGCCGGGCGACCCGCCGTTTATCGCCAACGCCGCCGTCACCCGCGACAGCAACTGGCCCTTTGGCGACATCCGCCAGGTGATCCTGGCCCCGTTGTTCGAAGGGGAAAACCTGTTTGGATTCATCGCCGCGTTCAACCATTCCCGCAACGCAGAATTCGGCACGATCGAAGCCAACCTGCTGAAATCGGTCGGCGGGATCCTGGGCATCCACGCCGGCAACCGTGAACTGTACCGTCGCCAGGCCGAGTTCCTGGCCAGCGTGGTCCGCGCGTTGACCTCCGCCATCGACGCCAAAGACCCGTACACCTGCGGCCATTCGGATCGCGTCGCCCGGGTCGCCGTGCGACTGGCCCAGGAACTGCAATGCGATCCCGAGAAACTCTCCACCATTTACATGGCCGGCCTGCTGCACGATATCGGCAAGATCGGCATCGATGACAGCGTGCTCTGCAAACCGGGCCGACTGACCGACGCCGAGTACGAACATATCAAACTGCACCCGGAACTGGGACATCGCATCCTGGCCGACATTCGCCAGCTGGGCGAATGCCTGCCGGTCGTGCTGCACCACCACGAACAGTGGAACGGCAAAGGCTACCCTCAGCAACTGGCCGGCGAAGAGATCCCCTTCCTGGCCCGCATCGCCGCCGTCGCTGACGCCTTCGACGCCATGACCAGCGACCGTCCCTACCGCAAAGGGATGCCGATCGAAAAAGTGGCCGAGATCCTGCAGCGTGGCGCCGGCGAACAGTGGGACGTGCAGGTGGTCGACGCCTTCTTCAGCTGCATCAACGAAATCGTCGAAATCAGCCGCCACGAACGGGAGAACCTCTCGCTCGATGTCGAGCAATGGGTCTAA
- a CDS encoding right-handed parallel beta-helix repeat-containing protein, whose amino-acid sequence MKWQRSAWKLSALVFSGVAVLLLGWKASDKVLLPGARPTIDAANYPSLQAALDAVPAAGGLVILPPGEFEIQETLWLQTTDTTLQGSGAATHIINRNESGQPALMIGKKTHGDKKPPGSDHLWRIRIADLRITGNEKSGHGIAARYVEEIFIHGVSISHHGGNGIHLDQAYEDPRVSDCLITYNTGVGLYLYGCHDIIVSANQFEENQDAVHCIDGYNLCMTGNNLDDHLGHGVVVENTYGSVISGNMIEECAGAAVILDRDCYGDTVSANVIAHNGLGVDLRDAHGCAVSANTFTILKTNAVRVGPASGRITVSGNNFSNSYLGDGKLRRVGNDLAAAGMVVEGASDIAITGNVFASVRPQGLELKGECPRLLVSGNLFVDAENDAKELPDGSLSTGNLTSPGK is encoded by the coding sequence ATGAAGTGGCAACGATCCGCCTGGAAACTGTCCGCCCTGGTATTCAGCGGGGTCGCCGTGCTGCTGCTCGGCTGGAAGGCGTCCGACAAAGTCCTGCTGCCTGGAGCCCGGCCGACGATTGACGCGGCCAACTACCCCTCGCTGCAGGCGGCGCTCGATGCGGTGCCGGCCGCAGGCGGCCTGGTGATCCTGCCGCCTGGCGAGTTTGAAATCCAGGAAACGCTCTGGCTGCAAACCACCGACACCACGCTGCAGGGCAGCGGGGCGGCTACACACATCATCAATCGGAATGAATCGGGGCAGCCGGCTCTCATGATCGGCAAAAAGACCCATGGCGACAAAAAGCCGCCGGGCTCCGATCACCTGTGGCGAATTCGCATTGCCGATCTCCGCATCACCGGCAACGAAAAAAGCGGTCACGGCATCGCCGCCCGGTATGTGGAAGAGATTTTCATCCACGGCGTTTCGATCAGCCACCACGGCGGAAACGGCATCCACCTGGACCAGGCTTACGAAGACCCGCGGGTGTCCGACTGCCTGATTACCTACAACACAGGCGTCGGTTTGTACCTGTATGGCTGCCACGACATTATCGTTTCCGCTAACCAGTTCGAAGAGAACCAGGACGCCGTCCATTGCATCGATGGCTATAACCTGTGCATGACAGGCAACAATCTCGACGACCACCTGGGCCACGGCGTGGTGGTGGAAAACACCTACGGCTCTGTTATCTCGGGCAACATGATTGAAGAGTGCGCCGGCGCCGCCGTGATCCTGGATCGGGATTGCTACGGCGACACCGTATCCGCCAATGTCATCGCCCATAACGGCCTGGGCGTGGACCTCCGCGACGCTCATGGGTGTGCGGTTAGCGCCAACACCTTTACCATTCTAAAGACCAACGCCGTGCGGGTCGGCCCGGCCAGCGGGCGGATTACGGTGTCTGGCAATAACTTCTCCAACAGCTACCTGGGCGACGGCAAACTGCGCCGGGTCGGCAACGATCTGGCCGCCGCGGGCATGGTCGTGGAGGGGGCTTCAGACATCGCCATTACGGGAAATGTGTTCGCTTCGGTGCGACCCCAGGGGCTGGAATTGAAAGGCGAATGCCCGCGTCTGCTGGTGTCGGGAAACCTGTTTGTGGACGCCGAGAACGACGCGAAAGAGCTGCCGGACGGCTCTCTGTCGACGGGGAATCTGACCTCGCCCGGGAAGTAA
- the rsmG gene encoding 16S rRNA (guanine(527)-N(7))-methyltransferase RsmG yields the protein MTNDSSATPPPGDDLPVDPASAADCKGDAELSNPLAGENVEDPSPTLEAALERYQLETPPEAIEPLKAYCALLWEWNLKLNLTRHTDYDKFVSRDLLDVLQLASVLNEGEEVLDVGSGGGVPGIPLAIVRPDLRVSLCESIGKKAKVLGEMTNALEIQVPVFHGRAEVVLDDFSFDSLAARAVGPLWKMLHWFQGRWHTIGRLLAIKGPSWPEERGEARHRGYMHEVDLRKLVEYPRPGADGQSVILQLTQKGR from the coding sequence ATGACGAACGATTCTTCCGCGACGCCCCCGCCCGGCGACGATCTTCCTGTCGATCCGGCGTCCGCCGCCGATTGCAAAGGCGACGCCGAACTTTCCAACCCGCTGGCAGGGGAGAACGTCGAGGATCCTTCGCCGACGCTGGAAGCGGCCCTGGAACGCTATCAGCTGGAAACGCCGCCCGAGGCGATCGAGCCGCTCAAAGCGTACTGCGCCCTGTTGTGGGAATGGAATCTCAAACTGAATCTGACGCGGCACACGGACTACGACAAGTTTGTTTCCCGCGACCTGCTCGACGTGCTACAGCTGGCTTCGGTGCTTAACGAGGGAGAGGAAGTGCTTGATGTCGGCTCCGGCGGCGGCGTGCCAGGCATACCGCTGGCGATTGTGCGGCCCGATCTAAGGGTGTCGCTTTGCGAATCGATCGGGAAAAAAGCGAAGGTCCTGGGCGAAATGACGAACGCACTGGAAATCCAGGTGCCCGTCTTTCATGGGCGAGCCGAAGTCGTGCTGGACGATTTCAGCTTTGATTCCCTGGCGGCCCGGGCGGTCGGTCCGCTGTGGAAAATGCTGCACTGGTTTCAGGGGCGCTGGCACACGATCGGCCGACTGCTCGCCATCAAAGGGCCCAGCTGGCCCGAAGAACGCGGCGAAGCCCGCCATCGCGGTTACATGCACGAGGTCGACCTGCGCAAGCTGGTGGAGTACCCGCGGCCTGGGGCCGACGGCCAAAGCGTGATCCTGCAGCTGACCCAGAAGGGCCGCTAA